A genomic window from Candidatus Methylomirabilota bacterium includes:
- a CDS encoding glycoside hydrolase family 15 protein has product MPSPIEDYALIGDCQTAALVARDGSIDWLCFPRFDSGACFAALLGTPEHGRWLLTPVAEVRQVRRRYRPGTLVLETDYEVEGGAVTLVDCMPPRSGLPDVVRMVVGRRGQVPMRMQLVIRFDYGSIVPWVRRVDRGIRAIAGPDTLLLQTPVDLRGEDLTTIADFTVSEGQRVPFALTWCPSHEERPPERDPDQSVQQTEAWWREWSARCTYEGPWHDAVLRSLITLKALTYTPTGGIVAAATTSLPEWPGGVRNWDYRFCWIRDATFTLYALMMGGYTDEALAWREWLLRAVAGNPTQIQIMYGLAGERRLTELELPWLPGYGGAKPVRIGNAAHRQLQLDIFGEVSDALHVARQEGLQDDENAWRVQRQLLEYLESIWNQPDEGIWEVRGPRRHFTHSKVMAWVALDRAIKGVERFGLQGAVDRWRRLRETIHDEVCRKGFDPARNTFVQYYGAKEVDASLLMLPLVGFLPPTDPRVRGTVEAIERELVRDGFVARYPTIPEVDGLPRGEGVFLACTFWLADNLALLGRHQEARECLERLLALRNDVGLLSEEYDPEGRRFLGNFPQAFSHVSLINTACNLSAAAGPAERRPQS; this is encoded by the coding sequence ATGCCGTCCCCCATCGAAGACTACGCGCTGATCGGCGACTGCCAGACCGCTGCCCTGGTGGCCCGCGACGGCTCGATCGACTGGCTCTGCTTCCCGCGCTTCGACTCGGGCGCCTGCTTTGCCGCGCTGCTGGGGACGCCCGAGCACGGCCGGTGGCTGCTCACTCCGGTGGCCGAGGTCCGCCAGGTCCGACGCCGCTATCGGCCGGGCACGCTCGTGCTCGAGACGGACTACGAGGTCGAGGGTGGCGCCGTGACGCTGGTGGACTGCATGCCGCCCCGCAGTGGGCTGCCCGACGTCGTCCGCATGGTCGTGGGCCGGCGCGGGCAGGTGCCGATGCGGATGCAGCTCGTCATCCGATTCGACTACGGCTCGATCGTGCCCTGGGTCCGCCGGGTCGACCGCGGCATCCGGGCGATCGCCGGTCCGGACACACTCCTCCTCCAGACGCCCGTCGACCTCCGCGGCGAAGATCTGACCACCATTGCCGACTTCACCGTGTCGGAGGGCCAGCGGGTGCCGTTCGCGCTGACGTGGTGCCCCTCTCACGAGGAGCGCCCACCTGAGCGTGATCCGGACCAGTCGGTCCAACAGACCGAGGCGTGGTGGAGGGAGTGGTCTGCCCGCTGCACCTACGAGGGACCGTGGCACGACGCGGTCCTCCGGTCGCTCATCACCCTGAAGGCGCTCACCTACACGCCGACCGGCGGCATCGTGGCGGCCGCCACCACATCGCTCCCGGAATGGCCGGGCGGGGTACGGAACTGGGACTACCGCTTCTGCTGGATCCGGGACGCCACCTTCACCCTCTACGCGCTCATGATGGGCGGCTACACGGACGAGGCGCTGGCGTGGCGGGAGTGGCTCCTTCGCGCGGTGGCCGGGAATCCGACCCAGATCCAGATCATGTACGGACTGGCCGGTGAGCGCCGCCTGACGGAGCTCGAGCTGCCCTGGCTGCCCGGATACGGGGGCGCGAAACCCGTCCGCATCGGCAACGCCGCCCACCGCCAGCTCCAGCTCGACATCTTCGGCGAGGTCTCGGATGCCCTCCACGTGGCCCGCCAGGAGGGACTCCAGGACGACGAGAACGCCTGGCGGGTCCAGCGGCAGCTGCTCGAGTACCTGGAATCGATCTGGAACCAGCCGGACGAGGGCATCTGGGAGGTGCGGGGCCCGCGGCGGCACTTCACCCACTCCAAGGTGATGGCGTGGGTGGCGCTGGACCGCGCCATCAAGGGAGTCGAGCGCTTCGGGCTGCAGGGGGCGGTCGACCGGTGGCGCCGGCTACGCGAGACGATTCACGACGAGGTCTGCCGGAAGGGCTTCGATCCCGCCCGGAACACGTTCGTGCAGTATTACGGCGCGAAAGAGGTCGACGCCAGCCTCCTGATGCTTCCGCTCGTGGGGTTCCTGCCGCCGACCGATCCGCGCGTCCGGGGGACCGTCGAGGCGATCGAGCGCGAGCTGGTACGGGACGGCTTCGTGGCCCGCTATCCGACGATCCCGGAGGTCGATGGGCTCCCGCGGGGTGAGGGGGTGTTCCTGGCCTGCACGTTCTGGCTGGCCGACAACCTCGCCCTCCTCGGCCGCCACCAGGAGGCGCGCGAGTGCCTCGAGCGGCTCCTGGCGTTGCGGAACGACGTGGGGCTCCTCTCCGAGGAATACGATCCCGAGGGGCGGCGCTTCCTGGGCAACTTCCCCCAGGCCTTCTCTCACGTCTCCCTCATCAACACCGCCTGTAATCTCTCCGCCGCCGCCGGCCCGGCCGAGCGGCGACCCCAGAGCTGA
- a CDS encoding SRPBCC family protein, whose protein sequence is MKIEQTFVLEAAPDRVWAFLTDPYQVASCLPGAAITERIDDRTWRGAITVKVGPVTTSYKGTIRFERLDGERWEAELLGQGQDVKGRGGAEMRMQSRLRPTDHGTEITVVSEVSISGLLAQLGRGMIESVSTQIFRQFAAAMQQKLATAAGSGQADAGATPAEPKPLNVLSLGAKAVGQAVKRALGGEAENP, encoded by the coding sequence GTGAAGATCGAGCAGACATTCGTCCTCGAGGCGGCCCCCGACCGCGTGTGGGCCTTCCTGACCGACCCGTATCAGGTCGCGAGCTGCCTGCCGGGCGCCGCGATCACGGAGCGGATCGACGACCGAACCTGGCGGGGCGCCATCACGGTGAAGGTCGGGCCGGTGACCACGAGCTACAAGGGCACGATCCGATTCGAGCGGCTCGACGGCGAGCGGTGGGAAGCCGAGCTACTCGGCCAGGGCCAGGACGTCAAGGGCAGGGGTGGGGCCGAGATGCGGATGCAGAGCCGCCTCCGCCCGACCGACCACGGCACGGAGATCACCGTCGTATCCGAGGTGAGCATCAGCGGATTGCTCGCCCAGCTGGGCCGCGGGATGATCGAGAGCGTGTCGACCCAGATCTTCCGGCAATTCGCAGCCGCCATGCAGCAGAAGCTGGCGACGGCCGCCGGCTCCGGCCAGGCCGACGCCGGGGCCACGCCGGCCGAGCCCAAGCCGTTGAACGTCCTTTCGCTAGGGGCCAAGGCGGTGGGGCAGGCGGTGAAGCGCGCTCTGGGCGGCGAGGCGGAGAACCCGTGA
- a CDS encoding antitoxin translates to MARTTVDIDAPILKDLKRLQKQEGKPLGRLISDLLAEALARHRAARSQPAPFRWVSRPMRARIDVSDKDALYLALEDKAGKRSR, encoded by the coding sequence ATGGCGCGAACCACCGTCGACATCGATGCCCCCATCCTGAAGGACCTCAAGCGCCTGCAGAAGCAGGAAGGAAAACCCCTGGGGCGGCTCATCTCCGATCTCCTCGCGGAGGCCCTGGCCCGTCATCGGGCGGCCAGAAGCCAGCCGGCTCCCTTCCGGTGGGTCTCACGTCCGATGCGCGCCCGCATCGACGTCTCGGACAAGGACGCCCTCTACCTGGCGCTCGAGGACAAGGCGGGAAAGCGCTCGAGGTGA
- a CDS encoding (2Fe-2S)-binding protein — MRVEVTINRERYASDVEPRLLLVHLIRDVLRLTGTHIGCDTTHCGACTVLLDGRPVKSCTVFAVQAHGRELMTVEGLEQDGNLHPVQEGFMQEHGLQCGYCTPGMLMTSYAFLRKAKDPTEDEIRLAISGNLCRCTGYVNIVKAIQHAAARLRQGGT, encoded by the coding sequence ATGCGCGTCGAAGTCACGATCAACCGGGAGAGGTACGCGAGCGACGTGGAGCCGCGACTCCTGCTCGTCCACCTGATCCGTGACGTCCTCCGGCTGACCGGCACCCACATCGGCTGCGATACGACGCACTGTGGAGCCTGCACGGTGCTCCTCGACGGACGGCCCGTCAAGTCGTGCACGGTCTTCGCCGTCCAGGCGCACGGGCGGGAGCTCATGACGGTGGAGGGCCTGGAGCAAGACGGCAATCTCCATCCGGTCCAGGAAGGCTTCATGCAGGAGCACGGGCTCCAGTGCGGATACTGCACGCCCGGCATGCTCATGACGAGCTACGCCTTCCTGCGAAAGGCCAAGGATCCCACCGAGGACGAGATCCGCCTCGCCATCTCCGGCAACCTCTGCCGGTGCACCGGCTACGTGAATATCGTCAAGGCGATCCAGCACGCAGCCGCGAGGCTGCGGCAGGGAGGGACATGA
- a CDS encoding aerobic carbon-monoxide dehydrogenase large subunit translates to MMPPRTTPEIGGMGHSLKRKEDPRFIRGKGTYVDDVQLPGMLYLDIVRSPFAHARIKKIDASRALAVPGVLAVITGQDLAKYNLHWMPTLMSDTQMVLPVEKVMYQAQEVAAVLATDRYLAADGVDAVEVEYEPLPVVVDPRKALEPGAPVLRTDKKDKKDNHIWHWEWGDRAATDRAFQGADVTVKEDIYLPRIHVASIETCGCVAHFDKVTGKLTVWMTTQAPHAIRTVFALVAGHVGLEEHKIRIISPDIGGGFGGKVPVYPGYVIAVAASVLTGKPVKWIEDRMENLQADSFARDYHITAELAATRDGRLTALRIKTLADHGYADAAANPSKFPAGLFHICTGSYDFKAAHVEVDGAYTNKPPGGIAYRCSFRVTEAVHTIERMADLMAHQLGMDPAEFRLKNFIKPEQFPYRSALGWEYDSGDYAGALRKAMEKIGYANLRREQAEKRQRGELMGIGISSFTEIVGAGPSKHFDILGLKMFDSCEIRIHPTGKAIARFGTKSQGQGHETTYAQILAEELGIPAKDIQVEEGDTDTAPYGLGTYASRSTPVAGAAAAMAARKIRDKARKLAAHLLEAAEEDLLWEPGKFSVKGAPGRAKTIQEIAFAAYTNHPQGMEAGLEAVSYYDPPSLTYPFGSYICVVDVDKGTGEVKVRRFVAVDDCGNIINPMIVEGQIHGGLTMGLAPALYEEISYDEQGNIRGGSFIDYLVPTAVETPKWETDKTCTPSPHHPLGAKGVGESATVGAPAAIANAVVDALWHLGVRHVDIPITPAKVWKLLREHGVTE, encoded by the coding sequence ATGATGCCCCCCAGGACGACGCCCGAGATCGGCGGGATGGGGCACTCGCTGAAGCGGAAGGAGGATCCCCGCTTCATCCGGGGCAAGGGCACGTACGTGGACGACGTCCAGCTCCCGGGCATGCTCTATCTCGACATCGTCCGGAGCCCCTTCGCTCACGCCCGGATCAAGAAGATCGATGCCTCCCGGGCCCTGGCCGTTCCCGGGGTGCTGGCCGTCATCACCGGGCAGGACCTGGCCAAGTACAACCTCCACTGGATGCCGACATTGATGTCCGACACGCAGATGGTGCTGCCGGTGGAGAAGGTGATGTACCAGGCCCAGGAGGTGGCGGCGGTCCTGGCCACCGACCGCTACCTGGCCGCCGATGGGGTCGACGCCGTGGAGGTCGAGTACGAGCCGCTCCCGGTCGTCGTCGATCCGAGGAAGGCTCTCGAGCCCGGCGCCCCCGTGCTGCGGACCGACAAGAAGGACAAGAAGGACAACCACATCTGGCACTGGGAGTGGGGCGACCGGGCCGCGACCGACCGCGCCTTTCAGGGGGCGGACGTCACCGTCAAGGAAGACATCTACCTTCCCCGGATCCACGTGGCCTCGATCGAGACCTGCGGCTGCGTGGCCCACTTCGACAAGGTGACCGGGAAGCTCACGGTCTGGATGACCACTCAGGCGCCCCACGCCATCCGGACGGTCTTCGCCCTCGTCGCCGGGCACGTCGGCCTCGAGGAGCACAAGATCCGGATCATCTCGCCCGACATCGGGGGCGGCTTCGGCGGCAAGGTGCCCGTGTATCCGGGGTACGTGATCGCGGTGGCCGCCTCGGTGCTCACCGGCAAGCCCGTCAAGTGGATCGAGGATCGGATGGAGAACCTCCAGGCCGACTCCTTCGCCCGCGACTACCACATCACCGCCGAGCTGGCGGCGACCAGGGACGGCCGCCTGACCGCGCTCCGGATCAAGACGCTGGCCGACCACGGCTACGCCGACGCGGCCGCCAACCCCTCCAAGTTCCCGGCCGGACTCTTCCACATCTGCACCGGCTCCTACGACTTCAAGGCGGCCCACGTGGAGGTGGACGGCGCCTACACCAACAAGCCGCCCGGCGGCATCGCCTACCGGTGCTCCTTCCGCGTCACCGAGGCGGTTCACACCATCGAGCGGATGGCCGACCTCATGGCCCACCAGCTCGGCATGGATCCGGCCGAGTTCCGCCTCAAGAACTTCATCAAGCCCGAGCAGTTCCCGTACCGCTCGGCCCTCGGGTGGGAGTACGACAGCGGCGACTACGCCGGGGCCCTCCGGAAGGCCATGGAGAAGATCGGCTACGCCAACCTCCGGCGGGAGCAGGCCGAAAAGCGTCAGCGCGGGGAGCTGATGGGCATCGGGATCTCGAGCTTCACCGAGATCGTGGGGGCGGGGCCGTCGAAGCACTTCGACATCCTGGGACTCAAGATGTTCGACAGCTGCGAGATCCGGATCCACCCGACCGGCAAGGCCATCGCGCGCTTCGGGACCAAGTCCCAGGGGCAGGGCCACGAGACCACCTACGCCCAGATCCTGGCCGAAGAGCTGGGCATCCCGGCCAAGGACATCCAGGTGGAGGAAGGCGACACCGACACCGCGCCCTACGGCCTCGGCACCTACGCGAGCCGCTCGACGCCGGTCGCCGGCGCGGCGGCCGCGATGGCCGCCCGCAAGATCCGGGACAAGGCCCGGAAGCTCGCTGCCCACCTCCTGGAAGCGGCCGAAGAGGACCTCCTGTGGGAGCCGGGGAAGTTCTCGGTGAAGGGCGCCCCCGGCCGCGCCAAGACCATCCAGGAGATCGCGTTCGCGGCGTACACGAACCACCCGCAAGGGATGGAGGCCGGGCTGGAGGCGGTCTCCTACTACGACCCGCCGAGCCTGACCTATCCCTTCGGCAGCTACATCTGCGTGGTGGACGTCGACAAGGGGACGGGGGAGGTCAAGGTCCGGCGCTTCGTGGCGGTGGACGACTGCGGGAACATCATCAATCCCATGATCGTCGAGGGGCAGATCCACGGCGGGCTCACCATGGGGCTGGCGCCGGCGCTCTACGAAGAGATCTCGTACGACGAGCAGGGCAACATCCGGGGCGGCAGCTTCATCGATTACCTGGTGCCGACGGCGGTCGAGACTCCGAAGTGGGAGACCGACAAGACGTGCACGCCGTCCCCTCACCATCCGCTGGGGGCGAAGGGCGTCGGGGAGTCGGCCACGGTGGGGGCGCCGGCCGCCATCGCCAACGCGGTGGTGGACGCCCTCTGGCACCTCGGGGTGCGTCACGTGGACATTCCGATCACCCCGGCCAAGGTGTGGAAGCTGCTCCGGGAGCACGGCGTCACCGAGTAG
- the ald gene encoding alanine dehydrogenase, with protein MVVGVPREIKPGEQRVALTPAGARVLGEAGHRVVVERGAGLGSSIRDEDYAGVGASLGDAAEVWGAELVVKVKEPVAEEYPRLRAGQVLFTYLHLAPAPELADALRRARIVAIAYETVERADGSLPLLTPMSEVAGRLAVQEGAFYLGKAHGGRGILLSGVPGVPRGNVVVLGAGTVGLNAAKVAVGLGADVSVLDVNLDRLRYVDDLFRGQVVTIVSNSFNIAQVAQRADLLIGAVLIAGARAPVLVTEAMVARMKEGAVIVDVAVDQGGCVATIRPTTLLEPVYRVDGVLHYGVANLPALVPRTSTFALANATLPYIMELADKGVAAAARENRALASGVNVCGGKLTHPAVAEALGEAPTPLAACLP; from the coding sequence ATGGTCGTCGGGGTGCCGCGCGAGATCAAGCCTGGCGAGCAGCGAGTCGCCCTCACGCCGGCCGGCGCCCGCGTGCTGGGCGAGGCCGGGCACCGCGTCGTGGTCGAGCGAGGGGCGGGCCTCGGCAGCAGCATCCGCGACGAGGACTACGCCGGCGTCGGCGCTTCCCTCGGCGACGCCGCCGAGGTCTGGGGCGCCGAGCTCGTGGTCAAGGTCAAGGAGCCCGTCGCCGAGGAGTACCCCCGCCTCCGCGCCGGCCAGGTCCTCTTCACGTACCTGCACCTCGCCCCCGCCCCGGAGCTCGCGGACGCGCTACGGCGGGCCCGCATCGTGGCCATCGCCTACGAGACCGTGGAGCGCGCGGACGGGAGCCTTCCCCTGCTGACCCCGATGAGCGAGGTCGCGGGCCGCCTGGCCGTCCAGGAAGGCGCGTTCTATCTCGGGAAGGCCCACGGGGGCCGCGGGATCCTCCTGTCCGGCGTGCCCGGCGTCCCCCGCGGCAACGTCGTGGTCCTGGGCGCCGGAACGGTCGGCCTCAACGCCGCCAAGGTCGCCGTCGGGCTGGGAGCCGACGTTTCGGTCCTCGACGTGAATCTGGATCGGCTTCGCTACGTGGACGACCTCTTCCGGGGGCAAGTGGTGACGATCGTGTCCAACAGCTTCAACATCGCCCAGGTCGCCCAACGGGCGGACCTGCTCATCGGCGCGGTGCTGATCGCGGGGGCCCGAGCGCCGGTCCTGGTGACAGAGGCGATGGTGGCCCGGATGAAGGAGGGAGCCGTGATCGTGGACGTCGCCGTCGACCAGGGAGGGTGCGTCGCCACCATCCGGCCGACGACGCTGCTCGAGCCCGTCTACCGGGTGGACGGCGTCCTGCACTACGGCGTGGCCAACCTCCCCGCCCTCGTCCCGCGCACCTCCACCTTCGCCCTGGCCAACGCGACGCTGCCCTACATCATGGAGCTGGCGGACAAGGGCGTGGCGGCGGCGGCGCGCGAGAACCGGGCCCTGGCGAGCGGCGTCAACGTCTGCGGCGGGAAGCTCACGCATCCCGCTGTCGCGGAGGCGCTCGGCGAGGCCCCGACCCCCCTGGCGGCGTGCCTCCCGTGA
- a CDS encoding type II toxin-antitoxin system VapC family toxin — translation MSYAFDVNVLLYASDRQSPFHRRAVEFLGDCSSRAEVFYVAWPTAMAYLRIATHPAVFEAPLPPEEAMRNIEALLRLPHARFLGEEEGFWDAYRRATDGLTVRGNLVPDAHVAALLFQHGVRRFYTRDADFRRFAFLDVRDPFS, via the coding sequence GTGAGCTACGCCTTCGATGTCAACGTCCTGCTGTACGCCTCCGACCGGCAGAGTCCGTTTCATCGCCGCGCGGTCGAATTCCTCGGCGACTGCTCGTCTCGGGCCGAAGTGTTCTACGTCGCCTGGCCCACGGCGATGGCATACCTGCGGATCGCGACTCACCCGGCGGTCTTCGAAGCTCCGCTGCCGCCGGAAGAGGCGATGCGGAACATCGAGGCCCTCCTGCGCCTGCCCCACGCGCGCTTCCTGGGCGAAGAAGAGGGATTCTGGGACGCCTATCGCCGGGCGACCGACGGCCTCACCGTGCGGGGAAACCTGGTGCCCGACGCGCACGTGGCGGCGCTTCTATTCCAGCACGGGGTCCGCCGGTTCTACACCCGGGATGCCGACTTCCGGCGATTCGCGTTCCTGGACGTCCGCGACCCCTTCTCATGA
- the leuC gene encoding 3-isopropylmalate dehydratase large subunit gives MADTLLDKVWRAHTVRVLPSGQTQLLIGLHLVHEVTSPQAFQMLREAGLRVRMPERTFATVDHIVPTASQRRPFGDTLAEEMTVHLVRNCRDFGIPLFDLESGRQGIVHVIGPELGLTQPGMTIACGDSHTSTHGAIGALAFGVGTSQVRDVLATQCLAMTKPKLRQIRVEGKLARGVYAKDVILTIIQRLGVKGGVGYAYEYAGSAIEAMSMEERLTICNMSIEGGARAGYVNPDATTFEYLRGRPFAPPGSAFDRAVAWWRSMATDLDAHFDDVVRLDADAIQPVVTWGINPGQSVGVGELIPEPTRAPESERATWREALAFMDMSPGQPIAGTRIDVAFIGSCTNARLSDLRAAAEIARGRRVARRVRALVVPGSQAVAKSAEAEGLHEIFQAAGFEWRKAGCSMCLGMNEDKLEGREVCASSSNRNFIGRQGSPTGRTLLMSPAMVAAAAIAGAVTDVREMLR, from the coding sequence ATGGCTGACACACTGCTCGACAAAGTCTGGCGCGCCCACACGGTCCGTGTCCTTCCCTCGGGACAGACCCAGCTCCTCATCGGGCTTCACCTCGTCCACGAGGTGACGAGTCCTCAGGCCTTCCAGATGCTTCGCGAGGCGGGGCTGCGGGTCCGGATGCCCGAGCGGACGTTCGCCACTGTCGACCACATCGTCCCGACCGCCTCCCAGCGCCGCCCCTTCGGCGACACCCTGGCGGAGGAGATGACGGTCCATCTCGTCCGGAACTGCCGGGACTTCGGCATCCCGCTCTTCGATCTCGAGAGCGGTCGGCAGGGGATCGTCCACGTCATCGGCCCGGAGCTCGGACTCACCCAGCCGGGGATGACCATCGCCTGCGGGGACAGCCACACCTCGACCCACGGCGCCATCGGGGCCCTCGCATTCGGCGTCGGCACCAGCCAAGTGCGGGACGTTCTGGCCACCCAGTGCCTGGCGATGACCAAGCCGAAGCTCCGGCAGATCCGGGTCGAGGGAAAACTGGCCCGCGGCGTGTACGCCAAGGACGTCATCCTGACGATCATCCAACGGCTCGGCGTGAAGGGCGGCGTCGGGTATGCCTACGAGTACGCGGGGTCGGCCATCGAGGCGATGTCGATGGAGGAGCGCCTCACGATCTGCAACATGTCGATCGAGGGCGGGGCACGGGCGGGTTATGTCAACCCCGATGCGACGACCTTCGAGTACCTCCGAGGCCGCCCCTTCGCGCCGCCGGGATCCGCGTTCGACCGCGCCGTCGCGTGGTGGCGGAGCATGGCGACGGACCTCGACGCCCACTTCGACGACGTGGTCCGCCTGGATGCCGACGCCATCCAGCCGGTCGTGACGTGGGGGATCAACCCTGGCCAGTCGGTCGGGGTCGGCGAGCTCATTCCCGAGCCGACCCGGGCCCCGGAGTCCGAGCGCGCGACGTGGCGCGAGGCCCTGGCCTTCATGGACATGAGCCCGGGACAGCCCATCGCCGGAACCCGCATCGACGTGGCCTTCATCGGCTCGTGCACCAACGCCCGGCTGTCCGATCTCCGGGCGGCCGCCGAGATCGCGCGCGGCCGGAGGGTGGCCAGAAGGGTGCGCGCGCTGGTGGTGCCCGGGTCCCAAGCGGTCGCCAAGTCGGCCGAGGCCGAGGGGCTCCACGAGATCTTCCAGGCGGCCGGCTTCGAGTGGCGGAAGGCGGGTTGTTCGATGTGCCTCGGCATGAACGAGGACAAGCTCGAGGGGCGCGAGGTGTGCGCGTCCTCGTCGAACCGCAACTTCATCGGGCGGCAGGGGAGCCCGACCGGGCGGACGCTCCTGATGAGCCCCGCGATGGTGGCGGCGGCGGCCATCGCCGGCGCGGTCACCGACGTGCGGGAGATGCTCCGGTGA
- a CDS encoding XdhC family protein, with product MSGDDLLGLVYDLARRREPFALATVVHCERPTSAKPGAKALIRSDGSMTGWIGGSCAEPLAVREALEALRDGQPRLIALVGEGGEPDRREGVREYTMSCHSGGTLEIFIEPVLPKPQLVLVGSGPVVETLAALGRAVSFDAVVVAGPEDLWPVSITAETAVVVATHGRFDEDALEQALQSRARYVSLVASPKRARALVETLRGRSVPLEALERLKAPAGLDLGAVTPEEIAVSILAEIVRARRAWADARAEAPVEEPTAAGTARDPICGMTVAVAGAPPTSEVAGQRFYFCGAGCKERFDRNPTPYAVGTRD from the coding sequence ATGAGCGGCGACGATCTGCTCGGGCTGGTCTATGACCTGGCCCGGCGGCGCGAGCCCTTCGCCCTGGCCACCGTGGTCCACTGCGAGCGGCCGACGTCGGCCAAGCCGGGAGCCAAGGCGCTCATCCGATCGGATGGTTCGATGACGGGGTGGATCGGCGGAAGCTGCGCCGAGCCCCTCGCCGTCCGCGAGGCCCTCGAGGCGCTCCGGGACGGGCAGCCGCGACTGATCGCGCTCGTCGGCGAGGGCGGCGAGCCGGATCGCCGCGAGGGCGTGCGGGAGTACACCATGAGTTGCCACAGCGGCGGGACCCTGGAGATCTTCATCGAGCCCGTCCTGCCGAAGCCCCAGCTCGTGCTGGTCGGGAGCGGCCCGGTCGTCGAGACCCTGGCCGCCCTCGGCCGGGCCGTGAGCTTCGACGCGGTGGTGGTGGCCGGCCCGGAGGACCTCTGGCCCGTCTCGATCACGGCAGAAACCGCGGTCGTGGTGGCCACCCACGGGCGCTTCGACGAGGATGCGCTGGAGCAGGCCCTCCAGAGTCGGGCGCGCTACGTCAGCCTGGTGGCGAGCCCCAAGCGCGCCCGGGCGCTGGTCGAGACCCTGAGGGGGCGCAGCGTTCCGCTCGAGGCCCTCGAGCGGCTCAAGGCGCCGGCCGGGCTCGATCTCGGCGCCGTCACGCCCGAGGAGATCGCGGTGAGCATCCTGGCCGAGATCGTCCGCGCCCGCCGCGCCTGGGCCGACGCCCGAGCGGAGGCGCCCGTCGAAGAGCCGACCGCGGCCGGCACGGCCCGCGACCCGATCTGCGGGATGACCGTGGCCGTCGCCGGAGCCCCGCCCACCTCGGAGGTCGCGGGCCAGCGGTTCTACTTCTGTGGCGCCGGCTGCAAGGAGCGGTTCGACCGGAACCCGACCCCGTACGCCGTCGGCACGCGCGACTGA